From Anopheles darlingi chromosome 2, idAnoDarlMG_H_01, whole genome shotgun sequence, the proteins below share one genomic window:
- the LOC125959306 gene encoding transcription factor kayak-like produces MLQKKAPLVSVVNDIAAGLANAVAAAVADAVTVATIGRNLNLNTSNSSQQQQQQQPQHQHSNNNGNCFSQLRQQLEMGNGSSSTVGKLSPSPPIVGPYISPQVQQQQQQQQQQQEHSSAETGG; encoded by the exons atgTTACAGAAGAAGGCGCCCCTAGTGAGCGTGGTGAACGATATCGCAGCTGGTCTGGCGaatgccgttgctgctgccgttgccgatgCGGTGACAGTGGCTACGATAGGCCGGAATTTGAATCTTAATACCTCAAATtcatcacaacaacagcagcaacagcaaccacagcaccagcattccAATAACAACGGAAACTGCTTTTCGCAACTTCGGCAACAGCTGGAGATGGGAAATGGTAGTTCTTCAACGGTGGGCAAGctatcgccatcgccaccaatcGTTGGACCATATATCTCTCCTCaagttcagcagcagcagcagcagcagcagcagcagcaggaacacagCA GTGCGGAAACGGGCGGATAG